A stretch of the Acyrthosiphon pisum isolate AL4f chromosome A2, pea_aphid_22Mar2018_4r6ur, whole genome shotgun sequence genome encodes the following:
- the LOC100161617 gene encoding uncharacterized protein LOC100161617, whose amino-acid sequence MMFNKFAVFALLALTVLVVPAIGHPTEEVASGIEEAASTVKHGIRGWLKNVQAKIVKHEEDCTHGGVIRWVKSKLGLTKKSTTETPTTTTTTTITTNPEETDYSSGYVPITSVVNQGEPAGEGYAAAGPDDDVTILDDSSVTETENDSGNESADAVPTYPSVADNVVDSADPEIDVRGKF is encoded by the exons atgatGTTCAACAAATTTGCC GTATTCGCCTTGTTGGCCTTAACCGTGCTAGTCGTGCCGGCCATCGGACATCCGACCGAAGAGGTGGCGTCCGGGATCGAGGAAGCCGCGTCGACGGTGAAACATGGTATCCGCGGTTGGCTGAAGAACGTCCAAGCGAAAATCGTGAAACACGAAGAGGATTGTACTCACGGCGGTGTCATACGTTGGGTGAAGAGCAAACTGGGGTTGACGAAAAAATCCACTACCGAGACGCCGACGacgaccaccaccaccaccatcaccaccaaCCCCGAGGAAACCGATTATTCCAGTGGTTACGTGCCGATAACCTCGGTCGTAAACCAAGGAGAACCTGCAGGAGAAGGCTACGCCGCCGCCGGCCCCGACGACGACGTCACGATATTGGACGACTCCTCTGTGACGGAAACCGAGAACGATAGTGGCAACGAGTCTGCAGATGCAGTGCCGACTTATCCGTCGGTGGCCGATAATGTCGTCGACTCAGCGGATCCTGAAATCGACGTCCGCGGAAAATTCTAA